A part of Arachis hypogaea cultivar Tifrunner chromosome 12, arahy.Tifrunner.gnm2.J5K5, whole genome shotgun sequence genomic DNA contains:
- the LOC112726726 gene encoding UPF0481 protein At3g47200, translating to MACCVGNGTELEHRIIEITSEKFDPLQCPASRPFIYKVPKSLFTVKREAYTPLLISIGPLHHDRKQFKDMQELKTRYFVSFRDHLVFLEKDHLLEEYKAFLKSEEKNIRSCYQKSQLPDSFNNNDRFVEMMWLDSVFIMELFLREEDDYHCKCKSHINKEDYYITTRPCLSKSIQKDLLLLENQIPMYVLERLYKTIAVDFKKHATFLDLAKKYFRSWDPCSELTENSKNLDRHQILHFTDLIRRAYVPNPKDLKYLEDDNNQNPNNNNNNKKKKKKDLHQDCCFIRTASKLNQAGVSFEKVRHRSLLDIRFETRPFYGYLLCFGCCPFPWSKFFKARIQFPELRIDHRTECVLRNLIVFEQCHYPEEPYICNYVSLVDSLIHTKDDAELLVEKEAIVHELGSDNEVATLVNSLCMHVVTNKTCYHKLMGELNEHYNSNWKWTMGTLRRVYFRDLWRCSSTFVGIAVFIFAIFNFYRVLRGFPLLVT from the coding sequence ATGGCATGTTGTGTAGGGAATGGTACGGAACTGGAGCACAGAATTATTGAGATCACATCAGAAAAGTTTGATCCTTTACAATGTCCTGCTTCTCGTCCATTCATCTACAAGGTTCCTAAGAGTCTCTTCACTGTGAAAAGAGAAGCCTATACTCCTCTCTTGATCTCCATTGGTCCTCTTCACCATGACAGAAAACAATTCAAGGACATGCAAGAACTCAAAACCCGCTACTTCGTTTCCTTTCGCGACCACCTAGTCTTCCTCGAGAAAGATCATCTTCTAGAAGAATACAAAGCCTTCCTCAAATCAGAAGAGAAAAACATAAGATCTTGTTACCAAAAATCACAACTACCCGACTCTTTCAACAACAACGACAGGTTTGTAGAGATGATGTGGTTGGACTCTGTTTTCATCATGGAGCTGTTCTTGAGAGAAGAGGATGACTACCACTGCAAGTGCAAGAGTCACATAAACAAAGAAGATTATTACATAACAACTCGACCGTGTCTCAGCAAAAGCATTCAGAAGGATCTGTTACTTCTCGagaatcaaatcccaatgtatgtTCTTGAGAGGCTCTATAAAACGATTGCTGTCGATTTCAAGAAACACGCAACCTTTCTTGATCTCGCGAAAAAGTACTTTCGATCGTGGGACCCTTGTTCCGAACTAACAGAGAATTCCAAAAACCTCGACCGCCACCAGATTCTGCATTTCACTGATCTGATCCGGCGCGCTTACGTTCCCAACCCGAAGGATCTGAAGTATTTGGAAGATGATAATAACCAaaaccctaataataataataacaataagaagaagaagaagaaggatctTCATCAAGATTGCTGTTTCATAAGAACAGCAAGCAAGTTGAACCAGGCCGGGGTAAGCTTCGAGAAGGTTCGACACAGAAGCCTTCTCGACATCAGGTTCGAGACGAGGCCCTTCTACGGCTACCTACTCTGCTTTGGCTGCTGTCCATTTCCATGGTCTAAGTTCTTCAAGGCTCGAATTCAGTTCCCGGAGTTGAGAATAGACCACAGAACCGAATGTGTTCTTCGGAACCTGATTGTGTTCGAGCAGTGCCACTACCCTGAGGAGCCTTACATATGCAACTATGTTTCCTTGGTGGATTCTCTGATTCACACCAAAGATGATGCAGAGTTGCTGGTTGAGAAGGAGGCTATTGTGCATGAACTTGGAAGTGATAATGAAGTAGCAACTTTGGTTAATAGTCTTTGCATGCATGTTGTGACGAATAAGACATGTTACCATAAGTTAATGGGTGAATTGAATGAACATTATAACAGCAATTGGAAGTGGACAATGGGGACACTCAGGAGGGTTTACTTTCGTGATCTTTGGAGATGTAGCTCTACCTTTGTTGGCATTGCTGTCTTTATATTCGCCATTTTCAACTTCTATCGTGTTCTTCGTGGATTCCCTTTGTTAGTTACTTGA
- the LOC112726724 gene encoding hydroquinone glucosyltransferase: MIPMMEKMEKKHPCIVMVPSPGLSHLIPLVEFAKMLVHDDDELNVKFIVPTLSSSSSSSSSSSMNSILNNSDLPPNITFTVLPQVNVEDLPVKSQTSTQIRFAVKHSLPFIHQQLTSFMSSTTHHIVALVFSIFATDVLDLAKEFNLLTYVFFASGASLLSFCLYLPYLDETVFSTTNNTMSLTETVNFPGCVVPFQIKDLPDPVLYERSSEVYKSFLNVCRTHSLVDGAIVNTFTHLESEAIAAIQQQQQQQREANDRNTDKVPPFVYPIGPIIQSETSNDVNRLECLRWLDNQPPRSVLYISFGSGGTLSQEQLNEIAFGLEMSGHKFLWVVRAPNEYGGGAYLNEQKEDPLHHLPSGFVDRTKGEGLVVPSWAPQVEILGHGSTSAFLSHCGWNSILESVVHGVPMIAWPLFAEQRMNAVLLKEVLKVALMPEKVVDNDEDGIVKREEIARVIKRMMEENEEGLEMRKRIKHLSDAAAAALTQNGSSTKAFSTLKQKWKIV; encoded by the coding sequence ATGATTCCCATGatggaaaagatggaaaagaaacatCCATGCATAGTGATGGTTCCTTCCCCTGGTCTCAGCCATTTGATTCCACTTGTTGAGTTTGCAAAGATGCTtgttcatgatgatgatgagttaAATGTGAAGTTCATAGTTCCaacactttcttcttcttcttcttcttcttcttcttcttccatgaaTTCCATTCTTAACAACTCTGATCTCCCACCAAACATAACCTTCACTGTTCTTCCCCAAGTCAACGTTGAAGACCTTCCTGTGAAGTCTCAAACTTCAACTCAAATACGCTTTGCAGTGAAGCATTCTCTTCCATTCATCCATCAACAACTTACCTCATTCATGAGTTCCACTACTCATCACATAGTTGCTCTTGTCTTCAGCATCTTTGCAACCGATGTTCTTGATCTTGCCAAGGAATTCAATCTCTTAACCTATGTTTTCTTTGCCTCTGGGGCTTCACTTCTATCATTCTGTCTTTATCTTCCATATCTTGATGAAACCGTTTTCTCTACTACTAATAATACTATGTCCTTAACAGAAACTGTGAATTTCCCAGGTTGTGTTGTCCCTTTTCAGATCAAGGATCTCCCTGACCCAGTTCTTTATGAGAGATCAAGTGAAGTCTACAAATCATTCCTCAATGTATGCAGAACACACTCTCTGGTTGATGGTGCCATAGTGAACACCTTCACACATTTGGAATCAGAAGCCATTGCAgccatacaacaacaacaacaacaacaaagagaAGCCAATGATAGAAACACTGATAAAGTTCCTCCTTTTGTTTACCCAATTGGACCAATCATTCAAAGTGAGACAAGTAATGATGTAAACAGGTTAGAGTGTTTAAGATGGTTGGATAATCAGCCACCGAGATCAGTGTTGTATATATCTTTTGGAAGTGGTGGAACACTTTCTCAAGAGCAACTCAATGAGATTGCATTTGGGTTGGAAATGAGTGGACACAAGTTCTTGTGGGTTGTGAGAGCTCCAAATGAATATGGTGGAGGTGCTTATCTTAATGAACAAAAAGAGGATCCATTACACCATTTACCATCAGGTTTTGTAGACAGAACCAAAGGAGAAGGCTTGGTGGTTCCATCATGGGCCCCACAAGTTGAGATCCTTGGTCATGGATCCACAAGTGCTTTCTTGAGTCATTGTGGTTGGAACTCAATTCTAGAGAGTGTTGTCCATGGTGTTCCCATGATTGCATGGCCATTGTTTGCTGAGCAGAGAATGAATGCAGTGTTGCTCAAAGAGGTGCTTAAGGTGGCACTCATGCCAGAGAAGGTTGTTGATAATGATGAAGATGGGATAGTGAAAAGAGAGGAAATTGCAAGAGTTATAAAGAGAATGATGGAGGAGAATGAAGAAGGTTTGGAAATGAGAAAGAGAATCAAACACTTGAGtgatgctgctgctgctgcacTCACTCAAAATGGTTCATCTACTAAGGCATTCTCTACTcttaaacagaaatggaaaattgtttAA